The DNA sequence CGGGCGTACGGACGCCCCGGGCCCGGCCGGCGCCCAGGAGGCCGAGCGCATGCTCGCCTGTTTCGAGGAGGCGGGCGCCACCTGGGCCGCGCAGTCCACGGACCAGGAGGAGGCCGACGCGCTCTTCTCGGCCAGGCGGCTCGCCTATCCGGCGCTGGAGCGGCTGGGCCCGGTGCTCACCGAGGACGTATGCGTGCCCAAGGCGGCCGTACCGGAGATGCTGGCGCGCATCGAGCGCGCCGCCGCCCGGCACGACACCCTCATCGCCAACATCGCGCACGCCGGTGACGGCAACCTCCATCCGCTGCTGATCACCCAGCCGGGCGACACGGCGGCCCGGGAGCGGGCCCAGGCGGCGTTCCACGAGATCATCGCGGACGCGATCGACCTCGGTGGCACGGTCACCGGCGAACACGGTGTGGGCCTGCTGAAGCGAGACGGTCTGGAGCGGGAGCTCGCACCGGCCGTCCTGGACATGCACCGGGCGGTCAAGACGGCCCTCGATCCGCACGGCATCCTCAACCCGGGCAAGGTCATCACCCGCGGCTGAGCGCGCGGCCGGTCCGCCGCCGCGCGCACCGAGGACACCCGACGCCCGAAAGGCGAGCGACCCCCATGGCAAGCACCGACGTCCCGCGGCAGGTCAGCGGCCACGCCCGCGCACTGGACGGCACGCTCCTGGCCTACCAGCACCACGGCACCGGACGGCCGCTGGTGCTGCTGGCCGGACAGGCCAACAACCACCACTGGTGGGACGGCATACGGGCGGACTTCCACGACACGCACAGCACCCTCACCCTGGACTGGCGCGGCACCGGGGAGAGCGGAAAACCCGATGTGCACTACTCGACGCGGGGCCTGGCCGAGGATGTGATCGCCGTCCTGGACCATCTCGGCATCGAACGCGCCGACCTGTACGGGACCTCCATGGGAGGACGGGTCGCCCAGTGGGTCGCCGCCCGCCATCCGGACCGGGTCCGGCGGCTCGTCCTCGGCTGCACCTCACCCGGCGGGCCACGGGCGACGGAGCGCGACACGGCGGTGCGGCGCTCCCTGGCCCAGGCCGACGCGCGGGCGGCGCGGGAAGCGCTGACCGACCTCATGTACACCCCGGCCTGGCGGTCCGGACACCCCGGGCCCTATACGACCCTCGGCGACCCCGGTATGCCTCCGCACGCCCGCCGGCGCCACCTGGTGGCCAGCAATGAACACGACGCCTGGGACGCGCTTCCGCTGATCGGCGCGGACACCCTGGTCCTGCACGGCGCGGAGGACCGGCTCACCCCGTCGGCCAACGCTCCGCTGCTCGCCTCCCGTATCCCCCGGGCCCGTACCCACATCTTCGAGGGCGCCCGGCACGGCTACTTCGAGGAGTGCCGCCCGCAGGCCGGGGCGATCGTGTCGGCGTTCCTGGCGGAGCCCACCATGTGATCGGGTGGCGGGCGGGCGCGCCCCGGGACGCGCCCAGCCTCCACGAGATCCCCCTCAGGAGGTGTCCGCCCACCGGGACGCCCCGGAGTGGGCGTCGGGTACGCACTGCCCCCGGCCGGTCACCGTGGTGTCCGCGCGCGGGGCGAGCCGCCCGCGCAGGGACACCACCGTCAGCAGGGCCGACGCCGTGCCGATGAGCGGCACCGTGAAGGCCGCGCTCGCGCCGAAGCCGTCCGCCAGCTGTCCGGCCGCCGTCACCGCCGCGGCCTGCCCCAGCGCGACCGAGCCGGTCAGCCAGGTGAACGCCTCCGTCCGGGACGTGGCCGGGACCAGGGTCTCCACCAGCGTGTATCCAGTGATCAGCGCAGGTGCGATACACAGCCCCGCGAGCAGCCCGAGCCCGCCCAGCGGCAGTGGCGTGGGCGCCGCCCACAGGGTCGAGCAGACC is a window from the Streptomyces luomodiensis genome containing:
- a CDS encoding alpha/beta fold hydrolase, with amino-acid sequence MASTDVPRQVSGHARALDGTLLAYQHHGTGRPLVLLAGQANNHHWWDGIRADFHDTHSTLTLDWRGTGESGKPDVHYSTRGLAEDVIAVLDHLGIERADLYGTSMGGRVAQWVAARHPDRVRRLVLGCTSPGGPRATERDTAVRRSLAQADARAAREALTDLMYTPAWRSGHPGPYTTLGDPGMPPHARRRHLVASNEHDAWDALPLIGADTLVLHGAEDRLTPSANAPLLASRIPRARTHIFEGARHGYFEECRPQAGAIVSAFLAEPTM